One segment of Haliotis asinina isolate JCU_RB_2024 chromosome 12, JCU_Hal_asi_v2, whole genome shotgun sequence DNA contains the following:
- the LOC137257737 gene encoding uncharacterized protein isoform X2, translated as MLLRVQTVEPVTTSLQSEQKRAIWCTLKSRSLSRRCHVLISSSMATTEIEGWVLDYACKYQLHEVIAALVQRHGEDLSSLAIPHARLSAATIHRIIHCRELEDFETAIHLAEQLYQTLGPAFPFNIYFRLTYCLKIKVLFDYLKKDSQSPSVMNLILNRYFPRCSSADIQGNMSRLQMRLSNFRKFFLSLCLHENQRKSFLQDQYDSEFGEEFLSSLEKHVDRFLEEVDKCLPLTVLDKLLQKGVESVCCGVPSMSISMHILLECLLNKSKLSALDLLDLLTLIHPMNTQDRIQPCLQLSLSSDESLHDSQPGGDLTDCHVSDLKAGTDRSANPLMKVVDLTLPELGQAEFTSEESVSILSNRTPGVLKSRACMTADLPRYPPADPPADPPADPPADFNPSQVCIISSSSDSTTQGSQVTGQVRGECKTTSAPASHIVRSIFPRPDDDCDIQLWTDNSWEESANADSSLSDICASEIIPSSNTEELEALRCLSTVSYPSLRQHQKNRSIKLCVVKLYRDKCMDVTQHGDKVTMYS; from the exons ATGTTGTTGCGCGTACAAACAGTGGAACCAGTTACGACGAGCTTACAATCGGAGCAAAAACGGGCAATCTGGTGTACCTTGAAAAGTCGAAG TCTGTCGAGGAGGTGCCATGTGCTGATCTCTTCCAGTATGGCTACTACAGAGATAGAGGGCTGGGTGCTGGACTATGCATGTAAATACCAGCTCCATGAAGTCATTGCAG CACTGGTGCAGAGACATGGAGAGGATCTGTCATCGCTTGCTATCCCCCATGCCCGCCTGTCTGCCGCCACAATCCACCGTATCATACACTGTCGTGAGCTGGAGGACTTCGAGACTGCCATCCACCTGGCAGAACAGCTGTACCAAACACTTGGCCCAGCCTTCCCCTTCAACATCTACTTCAGACTGACTTATTGTCTGAAGATTAAG GTATTATTTGATTACTTGAAGAAAGACTCCCAGTCTCCCAGTGTCATGAACCTGATTCTGAACAGATACTTCCCCCGATGTAGCAGTGCTGAT ATACAGGGGAACATGTCCCGACTGCAGATGAGGTTGAGCAACTTTAGGAAGTTcttcctctctctctgtctgcaTGAGAACCAGAGGAAGAGCTTTCTGCAGGATCAGTATGACTCTGAGTTTGGAGAAGAATTTCTGTCTTCCCTGGAGAAACATGTGGACAGGTTTctggaagaagtagacaaatgtCTTCCTCTCACAGTCCTAGACAAG CTTCTGCAGAAAGGAGTGGAGTCTGTCTGCTGTGGGGTACCGTCTATGTCCATCTCCATGCACATCCTGCTGGAATGTCTGCTGAACAAGTCCAAACTTAGTGCCCTTGACCTACTGGATCTCTTGACCCTCATCCATCCAATGAACACACAGGATCGGATCCAACCCTGCTTACAACTCAGTCTATCTTCAGACGAAAG CTTGCATGATTCTCAGCCAGGAGGTGATTTGACAGACTGCCATGTGAGTGACCTGAAGGCAGGAACAGACAGGTCCGCAAATCCATTGATGAAGGTGGTTGACCTCACACTCCCTGAGTTGGGCCAGGCAGAATTTACTTCAGAAGAGTCTGTTTCAATCCTCAGCAACAGGACACCAGGTGTTTTGAAGTCCAG GGCTTGTATGACAGCTGACCTACCTCGTTACCCTCCAGCTGACCCTCCAGCTGACCCTCCTGCTGACCCTCCTGCTGACTTTAACCCATCTCAGGTGTGCATTATCTCCAGCAGCAGTGACAGCACCACACAGGGGTCACAGGTCACAGGGCAAGTCAGG ggTGAGTGTAAAACAACGTCTGCACCTGCCAGTCACATTGTGAGAAGTATTTTTCCCA GACCAGACGATGACTGTGATATTCAGCTATGGACAGACAACTCATGGGAGGAATCAGCCAATGCTGACTCCAGTTTGTCCGACATCTGTGCCAGTGAAATCATCCCATCTTCTAATACTGAAGAACTAGAG GCACTGAGATGTTTATCAACAGTGTCCTACCCCAGTCTCCGTCAACATCAGAAGAACAGGAGCATCAAACTGTGTGTGGTGAAACTGTACAGGGACAAg TGCATGGATGTGACTCAGCATGGAGACAAGGTGACAATGTACAGCTGA
- the LOC137257737 gene encoding uncharacterized protein isoform X1, giving the protein MLLRVQTVEPVTTSLQSEQKRAIWCTLKSRRCFWFHYFIKDWKSFLIKKCILSRRCHVLISSSMATTEIEGWVLDYACKYQLHEVIAALVQRHGEDLSSLAIPHARLSAATIHRIIHCRELEDFETAIHLAEQLYQTLGPAFPFNIYFRLTYCLKIKVLFDYLKKDSQSPSVMNLILNRYFPRCSSADIQGNMSRLQMRLSNFRKFFLSLCLHENQRKSFLQDQYDSEFGEEFLSSLEKHVDRFLEEVDKCLPLTVLDKLLQKGVESVCCGVPSMSISMHILLECLLNKSKLSALDLLDLLTLIHPMNTQDRIQPCLQLSLSSDESLHDSQPGGDLTDCHVSDLKAGTDRSANPLMKVVDLTLPELGQAEFTSEESVSILSNRTPGVLKSRACMTADLPRYPPADPPADPPADPPADFNPSQVCIISSSSDSTTQGSQVTGQVRGECKTTSAPASHIVRSIFPRPDDDCDIQLWTDNSWEESANADSSLSDICASEIIPSSNTEELEALRCLSTVSYPSLRQHQKNRSIKLCVVKLYRDKCMDVTQHGDKVTMYS; this is encoded by the exons ATGTTGTTGCGCGTACAAACAGTGGAACCAGTTACGACGAGCTTACAATCGGAGCAAAAACGGGCAATCTGGTGTACCTTGAAAAGTCGAAG GTGCTTTTGGTTCCACTATTTCATCAAAGACTGGAAGAGTTTCCTGATCAAGAAGTGCAT TCTGTCGAGGAGGTGCCATGTGCTGATCTCTTCCAGTATGGCTACTACAGAGATAGAGGGCTGGGTGCTGGACTATGCATGTAAATACCAGCTCCATGAAGTCATTGCAG CACTGGTGCAGAGACATGGAGAGGATCTGTCATCGCTTGCTATCCCCCATGCCCGCCTGTCTGCCGCCACAATCCACCGTATCATACACTGTCGTGAGCTGGAGGACTTCGAGACTGCCATCCACCTGGCAGAACAGCTGTACCAAACACTTGGCCCAGCCTTCCCCTTCAACATCTACTTCAGACTGACTTATTGTCTGAAGATTAAG GTATTATTTGATTACTTGAAGAAAGACTCCCAGTCTCCCAGTGTCATGAACCTGATTCTGAACAGATACTTCCCCCGATGTAGCAGTGCTGAT ATACAGGGGAACATGTCCCGACTGCAGATGAGGTTGAGCAACTTTAGGAAGTTcttcctctctctctgtctgcaTGAGAACCAGAGGAAGAGCTTTCTGCAGGATCAGTATGACTCTGAGTTTGGAGAAGAATTTCTGTCTTCCCTGGAGAAACATGTGGACAGGTTTctggaagaagtagacaaatgtCTTCCTCTCACAGTCCTAGACAAG CTTCTGCAGAAAGGAGTGGAGTCTGTCTGCTGTGGGGTACCGTCTATGTCCATCTCCATGCACATCCTGCTGGAATGTCTGCTGAACAAGTCCAAACTTAGTGCCCTTGACCTACTGGATCTCTTGACCCTCATCCATCCAATGAACACACAGGATCGGATCCAACCCTGCTTACAACTCAGTCTATCTTCAGACGAAAG CTTGCATGATTCTCAGCCAGGAGGTGATTTGACAGACTGCCATGTGAGTGACCTGAAGGCAGGAACAGACAGGTCCGCAAATCCATTGATGAAGGTGGTTGACCTCACACTCCCTGAGTTGGGCCAGGCAGAATTTACTTCAGAAGAGTCTGTTTCAATCCTCAGCAACAGGACACCAGGTGTTTTGAAGTCCAG GGCTTGTATGACAGCTGACCTACCTCGTTACCCTCCAGCTGACCCTCCAGCTGACCCTCCTGCTGACCCTCCTGCTGACTTTAACCCATCTCAGGTGTGCATTATCTCCAGCAGCAGTGACAGCACCACACAGGGGTCACAGGTCACAGGGCAAGTCAGG ggTGAGTGTAAAACAACGTCTGCACCTGCCAGTCACATTGTGAGAAGTATTTTTCCCA GACCAGACGATGACTGTGATATTCAGCTATGGACAGACAACTCATGGGAGGAATCAGCCAATGCTGACTCCAGTTTGTCCGACATCTGTGCCAGTGAAATCATCCCATCTTCTAATACTGAAGAACTAGAG GCACTGAGATGTTTATCAACAGTGTCCTACCCCAGTCTCCGTCAACATCAGAAGAACAGGAGCATCAAACTGTGTGTGGTGAAACTGTACAGGGACAAg TGCATGGATGTGACTCAGCATGGAGACAAGGTGACAATGTACAGCTGA